Genomic DNA from bacterium:
ATGAAGGGACTGCCGACGGATGAACCCGATGCGCCTTTTGCCTTTCTGTTGCAGTGCGAAGAACCCTACACGGCCGAGATGATCCGCCGGCGTCTGCTCGAGTTCAACGTCGTCTGTGAAGCGGATGACCGGGATGGCGTGATTGCCTTGCCTTGTCACGCATCGCTTGCCCCGCGCCACGTGGAGTATATTTTCGGAGCCTTCCGCGGAATGGTGAATCCCTGCTATACGTTTGTGAGAAAGGACCCGGCCGAAACCGAATGAGTGTGGATCGCTTCCTGATCACCGGCGGAGCCGGTTTTATCGGCTCCAATATTGCCGCCGAACTTGTGAAACGCGGCCACGATGTTGCCATCTTCGATAATTTTTCCACCGGCCGCCGCGAAAATCTCGAGAAAATCGAACGGGATATCGAGATCATTCCCGGCGACCTCCGCGATGCCGATGCCGTGAAGAAGGCGGCAACTGGCCGAACCTTCATTCTTCATCAAGCCGCGCTTCCCAGCGTCTCGCGCTCCGTACAGGATCCCCTCGCGACCAACGAGGTCAACGTCGCGGGGACGTTGAACCTGCTTGTGGCGGCCCGCGATGTCGCCGTTCGCCGCGTCGTGCTGGCGTCGTCGTCGTCCGTCTATGGAGACACGCCCAGTTTGCCGAAAGTGGAGACAATGCCGGTCCTGCCCATGTCTCCCTATGCCGTGAGCAAACTGGCGGCGGAAAAGTACGCTGCGGCTTTTTTCAAAGTCTACGGACTGGAGACGGTGGCGTTGCGCTATTTCAACGTCTTCGGTCCCCGTCAGGATCCGACGTCGCAGTACTCTGCCGTGATCCCCCGCTTCATCACGGCCATCATGCGCGGAGAACAACCGACCGTCTATGGCGACGGCCTGCAATCCCGGGACTTCACCTTTGTTGCCAATGTGATCGAGGCCAATCTCTTGGCCTGCCACTCGCCGAACGTCGCCGGAGAATTCTTCAATGTGGCGTGCGGGCAGCGCTTCACCTTGCTGGAATTGCTGACTGAGATTTGTCAAATCATGGACAAACGGATGGAACCGCGACACGAGGCAGCGCGACCCGGTGACGTGCGCCACTCCCTTGCCGACGTGTCGAAGCTTCGCGCGGCGACCGGCTACGAGGCGAAAATCGGATTTCGCGAAGGTCTTGAGCGAACCATTCAACATTTTATGGGAGCCTCTTCTTGAACGTACCGATCTTGAATCTACCCGCCCAGTTCCAGAGTATCCGTGACGAGGTTCTGGCGGCCGTAACCGAAGTTTTTGAAACCCAATACTTCGTTCTGGGGCCGCGAGTGAAGGAACTGGAGACGAGGATGGCCGCCCTCGCCGGAATGCCTCATGGAGTTGGCGTTTCTTCGGGAACCGACGCCTTGATTCTCGCGCTGATGGCGGCCGGTATCTCGAACGGCGATGACGTCATCACGACTCCCTACTCGTTCTTCTCCAGCGTCAGCTGCATCATACGCGTCGGTGCGAAACCGGTCTTTGTGGACATAGATCCCGAAACGTACAATGCCGACGTCTCACGCTTGGAAAGTGTAATAACCGATCGAACCCGAGCCGCGATTCCGGTGCATCTGTTCGGCTTGGTCTGCGAGCCGGAACCGTGGCGAATAATCGCCGGAAAGCATGAACTCACCATCATCGAGGACGCTTGTCAGGCGGTGGGAGCCCGCCGGGACGGATTCACGGCCGGCGGCATCGGCGACTTCGGCTGTTTCTCATTCTATCCGACCAAAAATCTCGGCGGCGCCGGCGACGGTGGAATGGTGCTCGTGCGCGATGAAAAGGCGGCACAACTCGTTCGCATGGACAGAGTCCACGGCGGACGGGATCGCTATCACCATGACCGCGTCGGAATCTGCGGCCGATTGGACGAGCTGCAGGCCGCCGTCTTGCTGGTGAAGATCAAGCATCTCGAAGAGTGGAACGAACAACGGCGGCGCTTGGCGCGGTTGTATGATAATCTGCTCGCGTCCACTCCGGTCAATCTTCCCCGAGTGCCGCAGGACGCCTATCACACGTACCATCAGTACGTGATCCGCGCGCCGCGCCGGGATGAACTCCGCGACTTCCTGCGAAGCCGGGGAATCGGATGTGACGTGTACTATCCCGTTCCGCTGCATCTCCAGCCGTGCTTCGAGTTCCTCGGCTATCGGCAAGGTCAGTTTCCCGAGGCGGAAAAACTGGCGCTGGAGGCACTGGCCCTGCCTATGTATGCTGAACTCACAACGGAACAGGTGGAAACGGTCTGCCGTGCAATCACGGAGTTCTACGGTGCAGGTTGCTGAACACACTCACCGACTGATGAACGTTCCCCGGACTGTACCGTAGAGAAATGAGTCGTGATGACGCCCACGAACGAACAGTCCATTTGGGTTCGCGTGTTCTGCCAGATCACCGACGTGGTGATGATTGTGGTGGCATTCGTCACGTCGTTCGCCATGCGTTCGCAGATTCGTGCGGTCTTCTTTTTTGGTACCGCGCAGACGGTGGACGATTACTACAATGTTATGATCGTGGCGGTGATCGTGTGGTGGCTGATCCTCGACGCGCAGAAGGCGTATTCCGAGACGCGACGATTGACGCTTGCGCACGACATCAAGATCGTCTTCCGCACCAGCATTCTGGCTACAATGATCGTTCTCGGTTTGGCCTATATGCTGCGAGTCGAGACGCCTCCCCGAGCCGCCACCGGTTTGTTCGTTATTTTTGCGGTTTGTCTGCTGTCGTTGAATCGGGTCTTCTTTCGCTATCTTCGGGCTTTCCTTCGACAAGAAGGTGCGCTGGCGAAGACGATCCTCATTGTCGGGTCGGGACAGAAAGCCCAACGCTTTCTCACTTCGATCCGCCGCCATGCGGAATGGGGAGTGGACTTGATCGGCTTCGTCGAGCACGAACCCGAGCGGATCGGTCTCGAGATTATGGGAGCCAAAGTGCTGGGCGGCCCGGAGGATTTGCCGCGAATCCTCCACGAACACCCGATTCACGAAGTCGTGTTTGCCATTCCCAGCCGGCAGCTTGAATCGTGCACGGACATGCTTGCCCTCTGCGAACAAGAGGGCGTGAATACCGTCATTCTGTCGAATTTCTTCTCGGGACTGGTGGCGCAGGTGGAGACGGATATTCTCTATGATCAGCCCGTGCTCGTCTATCGAACGACGCACCACAAGGAGTGGCAGTTGTTTGTGAAGCGACTGTTCGACATCGCCTTCGCCGCGACATTTTTGATTCTGCTGTTTCCGCTGCTGGCCGCCATCGCGATCGCCATCAAGCTGGATGACGGTGGGCCCATGTTCTATACGTGGAAAGTCGTGGGGCGTGACAAGCGGAATTTCCAGGGGTACAAGTTCCGGACGATGGTGGTGGATGCCGACAGGCTCAAAGAGAAACTGATGGCCAAGAATGAGATGAGCGGCATCGCTTTCAAAATGAAGCAGGACCCGCGCATCACGCGAGTCGGTCACTTTCTGCGCAAATACAGTCTGGACGAGCTGCCGCAACTGTGGAGCGTCTTGCTGGGTCAAATGTCCATCGTCGGACCGCGTCCGCCGCTGGAATCGGAGCTTCGACGATTCGAAAGCTGGCACCGGCGAAAACTCTCCGTCAAGCCGGGTTTGACCTGCCTGTGGCAAATCTCGGGTCGGAGTGCGATTACGGATTTTGATGAATGGATCAAGCTGGATCTCGCCTATATTGACAACTGGTCACTCTGGCTCGATTTCAAAATTCTGCTCAAGACAATCCCCGTCGTCCTGGTGGGACGGGGTGCTCAATGACGATTTCATAGGAAACTGGACATGCGTGTTCTGGTGACGGGCGGAGCCGGATTCATCGGTTCGCATACGGTGGACGCGCTGCTTGCCCGCGGGTGCGAAGTGACGATTCTCGACAGCCTCGAGAAACCGGTCCATCTCAAGGGCAAGCCGGACTATTTGCCGGCCAAGGCTCGCTTCATCGAGGGTGATGTTCGCCGGCGCGAGGATGTTCTTGCCGCACTGGACGGTGTTGAGGCCGTATTTCACTTTGCCGCCTATCAGGACTACCTTCCCAACTTCAGCAAATTTTTCCACGTCAACTCCGTCGGCACGGCGCTCATTTTCGAATTGATCGTAGAGAAGAAACTGCCCGTTAGGAAAGTAATCGTTGCGTCATCGCAAGCCGTTGCGGGCGAAGGCGTCTATGCGTCGGCGGCGGGTGAGTTCTTTCGTCCCGACATCCGGCCGCTTGCGCAACTGGAAGCGGGTGAATGGGAATTTCGCCATCCTGCCACCGGGGAAGTGTTGCAGTGGAAACCGACGCCGGAGACCCACGCCAATCCGCAGAATCAGTATGCGCTGTCGAAGTACTCGCAGGAACTGATGACGCTTGCCTTCGGCAAGCGCTACGAAATTCCATCGGTGGCGATGCGCTACTCTATCGTGCAGGGTCCGCGGCAGAGTTTTTACAACAGCTACTCCGGTGCCTGCCGGATCTTTTCGCTGAACTATTTTTTCGATCGCGCTCCCGTGATCTATGAAGACGGGATGCAGGTGCGCGACTTCGTGAATATCCAAGACGTAGTGCGGGCGAATCTGTTGGCGCTCGACGACGACCGAGCCAACTACGAGATGCTTAACGTGGGCGGGGGAACGGCTTACACCGTCCGCGATTTCTGCGACATCGTGGCTCGGGAGTTCGGACGCGCGGAGATCCCCCCGCGCATGTCGGGCTTGTTCCGCTTTGGAGACACTCGACATTCCATCTCGGATATCAGCAAGCTTCAACGGCTGGGATGGACTCCCCGGGAGTCGCCGGCAGTGTCCGTTCATCAGTACCGCGAATATCTGGAACAACAAACCGACATTGAAGACATCATGGAGTTCGCGGAGAAAAACATGCGCTCGATGAACGTCGTCCGCGCCGCGCGAAAGGTGGTGCAGTCGTGAGGATTCTTGTGACGGGCGGAGCGGGATTCATTGGTTCGCATGTCGCAGACGGTTTCATCGCCGACGGTCACGACGTCGCCGTTCTCGACGATCTCAGCACGGGATTCCGCCACAACGTGCCGGCCAAAGCGAGGTTCTACAAAGGCGATATCCGTGACCGCGATTTCGTACGAAAATCCTTTGCCGACTTCCGGCCTGATGTTGTGGACCACCACGCCGCCCAGATGGACGTTCGTCGTTCCCTCGACGATCCGCTCTTCGACGCCGAGTGCAACGTGCTCGGATCCTTGAACGTGATTCTCGAGGCGGTGCGCTGCGGCGCAGAACGCATGATCTACGCTTCGACGGGGGGGGCGGTCTACGGCGAGCCGGAGTTTCTGCCCGTTAATGAGCGGCATCCGCTTCGACCTGAGTGCGCTTACGGTATATCCAAGCATACCGTTGAGCATTATCTGTTTCTGTATCGGATGCTCGAGGGACTTGACTATCTGGTCTTGCGCTATCCCAACGTATACGGTCCTCGTCAGAATCCGCATGGCGAAGCGGGCGTCAACGCCATTTTCATCGGCCTCATGCTCGAAGAAAAGACTCCCGTCATCTTCGGTGATGGCGAGCAACTTCGCGATTACGTGTATATCTCGGACATTGTCGAGGCCAATCGGCTCGCTCTCACAAAGGGAGCGGGTGAGATATTGAATATTGGTTCGGGTGTGGGCCGATCCGTTAATGAGATATTTTCAACCCTCGCGGAAATTCTGAATTTCAACAAGCCGCCTGAGCACGCGCCCGCCCGCCCGGGAGAGATCAAGCGAGTCTATCTCGACGCTGCGCGAGCTGGTCAGATTCTCGGCTGGAAACCTCGCGTTGCGTTTGAAGACGGTCTGCGCGAGACGGTCAAGTGGCATATGACGCAGCGTGAAGTGACGGCGTGAAGGCAATCCTGCTCGCAGCCGGACTGGGAACCCGGCTCGGTTCTCTGACCAACAAGACTCCGAAGTGCCTGTTGCCGATCGGCGGAGTTCCGCTTCTGGGGCACTGGCTGCGGCTTCTCGAGCAATGCGGAGTGAGCGAGGCCCTGGTAAACCTCCATCATCATGCCGACTCGGTTCGTGATTATCTGTCCACGGTGAAAACAACCGTTCACGTAACCACTTTTTTCGAGCCGGAACTTCTCGGCAGCGCCGGAACGATACGTGCGGTGTGGGATTTCGTGGCGAGCGAAGAGGATTTTTTCATCATCTACGCGGACAATCTCGCCATCCTTGACCTCGCCCGTCTGTGGGCGTTCCACGAACGGATGAAGCAGCCGCTTCTTTCGGCGGTGGCGTATCCGACCGATGAACCCCGGCGCTGCGGTATTCTCGAACTGGCGGACGACGGGCGTGTGGTCAGTTTTGAAGAGAAGCCCGAGTGTCCCCGCAGCAACTCCGCCAACGCCGGAATTCACGTTGCCAACGGAAAACTGTGGGAGTGGCTTCCCGAGACGACGCCCGCCGACTTTGGATTCCACGTTCTTCCGCGCCTCGTCGGCCGGATGTACGGATACGTAACAGACGAATATATTCAGGATATCGGCACGCCGGAATCGTACGTACGCGCACAGCAAGCCTGGGAAACGCGAGAACACTGAATGGTTATTTCACAGACGCCCCTGCGAATCAGCTTTGCCGGGGGCGGCTCCGACCTGTCGGAATTCTACCGCGACGGCGCCGGACAGGTTATTTCGAGCGCGATTGACAAATACATCTTTGTCATCATCAAAGAGCGGTTCGACAATAACATCGTCCTCAACTACTCGAGCAAGGAAATCGTCGAGGACGTGTCCGAGATCAAACACGAACTGATCCGCGAAGCCATGATCATGACCGGGATGCGTCGCGGAGTGGAGATCTCGACGCTGGCCGACATTCCGTCCGAGGGCAGCGGTCTCGGCTCGTCGTCGTCGCTCATTGTCGGTCTTCTGAATGCGATGTATATGTATCAGGGCCGGCAGGTGACGGCTGAGCGACTGGCGGAAGAAGCGTGTGAAATCGAAATCGAGCGCTGCGGACGGCCGATCGGAAAGCAGGATCAATACATCGCCGCCTTCGGCGGTCTTCGCACGTTCGAGTTTCACCCTGACGGCACGGTGACGAACCAGCTGGTGGAGCTGCCCGCACGCGCATTGTGGCAGTTCGGCAGCAGTCTCATGCTCTTCTACACTTATCGGACGCGGAATTCGGCGGAAATTCTCACCGAGCAGAAAAAAGTGACTCGCGATCGCCGGAAGATAATTGAGGGCATGTTGCCGCTGGTCGGAAAAATCCAGGACGCGCTGCTCGCTCGCCGTTTCGATGACGTGGGCTACGCTCTGCACGAGGGCTGGATGCTGAAACGCAAGATGGCGTCCCGCATCAGTGATTCGCAGATAGATGAACTCTATGATCGCGCGCTGAAATCCGGCGCGTTGGGCGGCAAAATCGCCGGTGCCGGCGGCGGTGGTTTCCTGCTGCTGTATGTACCGCCGGTTCATCAGGAGCGTGTCCGCTCGGTAATGTCCGATTTGTTCGAACTGACCTTCTTGCCGGAACGGGACGGAAGCAAGGTAATCTTCAATCTCCGACGATACTCTTTCAAGTGACATGAATGAACGACGCCGACATATCTACGCCTATCTGAATACGCTGAAGAGTGTGCTGGATTCCTTGCCCGTTGACGCCATTGAGCGGGTTCTTGACGTACTCGAAAAAGCATATCGGGCGGATAAAACCATTTTTATCTGCGGCAACGGCGGCTCTGCCGCGACCGCCAGTCATTGGACGTGCGATTTCGCCAAAGGCACGGTTGCGCCCGGGGCGAAACGGCTGCGGATGATTTGCCTGAACGACAGCGTGACGACGCTCACCGCCTACGCCAACGACGTGAGCTACGATCAGGTCTTCGCCGAGCCGCTGCGCACCTTCGCAAAAGCTGGTGATGCCATCGTCTTGCTGACCGCCTCGGGCAATTCGCCGAGTATTCTCGAAGCGGCCCGCGCGGCTCGGGAGCTCGGCGTTACTTCCATCGGTTTGATCGGATTCGGCGGCGGAAAGCTGGCGTCGCTGGTGGATCATGCCGTGATTGTGCCTTGCCGCGAATATGGCCCGGTGGAAGACCTGCACATGATTCTCGATCACGTCATCAGCCTTCACCTGCGGGCGATCATCGCCGGCGGGCAAGGTACTTGCGAATAACTTCTGATTCCAGCGATTTCCCTCCCAGCAACTTGGTACGAGCCTAAACCATGAAACTTTGTGTCATCGGCACGTGCTACGTAGGACTCGTCACGGGGACGTGTCTTGCGGAGACCGGCCACGACGTCGTATGCGTTGACATTGACCGCGTGAAAATCGAATCTCTGAAGCGCGGCGAGATTCCCATTTATGAACCGGGACTGCAAGAGATATTAGTCCGCAATATCGAGAAAGGACGACTGCATTTCTCGACGGATCTGCCGGCGGTTATGGATCAGGCGGAGATTCTGATGATCGCCGTGGGAACTCCTCCCAGTGAAGATGGATCAGCCGACCTGTCGCATGTTCTGGCCGTTGCCGAGACGATCGGACGGCATCTGAAAAGCTACAAGATCGTCGTAAACAAGTCCACCGTACCCGTTGGATCGGGCGACTTGGTGCGTAAAAGGATTGCGTCGCTGACGAGTCAGGAATTCGATGTGGTCTCCAATCCCGAGTTTCTGAAAGAAGGCGATGCCGTCAACGACTTCATGAAACCCGACCGCATCGTTCTCGGTTTGCAGAGTGAGCGCGCGGAAGAGGCGATGAAGCGCCTCTACGCTCCTTTCCAGCGAACGGGACATCGTATTATTGTCATGGACGTGCGCTCGGCGGAGCTGACGAAATATGCCGCCAACGCACTCCTGGCGACCAAGATATCCTTCATGAACGAGATGGCGAATCTCTGCGAAGTGCTGGGTGCGGACGTCACGTCGGTAAGATATGGAGTCGGGTCCGATCCGCGAATCGGTTCGCAATTCCTGTTTCCGGGCGTCGGTTTCGGCGGATCCTGCTTCCCCAAGGACGTCACCGCACTGTCCCGAATGGGCGACGAGGCGGGAGTTCCGCTGCGAATCCTTCATGCCGTGACGGAAGTGAATGACCGACAGCGGCTGCGTCTGGTTGACAAAGTCGTGAAACGTTTCGGCGAGAACCTGAGCGGACGGACCTTTGCCCTATGGGGACTCGCGTTCAAACCGCGGACGGATGACATGCGCGAAGCTCCATCCATTTATACGGTGGATGCGCTCGTGAAGCGAGGCGCCGGCGTTCGCGGTTATGATCCGGCGGCTATGAAGGAAGCCAAAGGAGTAATGGGCAATAAGATTCGACTGTACGACGACGGCTACAGCCTGCTCGACGGTGCGGACGCGTTGCTCATCCTCACCGAGTGGCAGGAGTTCCGCGATCCGGACTTTGCGAGTATCAAGAAACGACTGAAGAATCCACTGATCTTCGACGGGAGGAATCTGTTCGAGCCGGAGGACATGCGCGCAGCCGGATTCGAGTATCACTGCATCGGCAGGTCATAGATGGGGAAATCGCGCGGCACTCGTTGGACGCGACGGGCAATCCCGATGGTTATCTCGACGCTCATCCTGTCGTGTGCGAAGGTCGGAGTGCCGCCCGGCGGACCGGAAGACAAAACGGGTCCGACGATTGTTTCGCATTTTCCCGAGAGCGATGCGATCAATGCGCCTCGCCGCATGATCGCCCGGCTTGAATTTTCCGAGCCGGTGAATCGTCCATCGGTGGAAGCGGCGCTGTTTCTGTCTCCCGATCCCCGGCAGCGATTGCGCTATCGTTGGAGCGGCCGCACTCTGGAATTGATTTATCTCGACTCACTGGACGCCGACCGTACCTACGTGATCAGCGTGGGAAGTCAAGCGAAAGACGAGCGCGGAAATCCTTGTGGTACGACGTACACCATCGCCTTCTCGACGGGTCAACAAATTGACCGGGGCAGCATCCGCGGTTGGATCGAAGGACTGGAAACGCCGCAAGCCGTGTCCTTGTGGGCCTATCGAATCGAGAGCGAAGCAAGCGTTGATCCGATACGACAAACCGCGGAGTACGGTGTGCAAGCCGACCGCGACGGCGGATTCCGCTTCGAGTATCTCAAGAACGGCAGCTATCGGGTTTTCGCCATCCACGACCGCAACCGCGATGGATTGTGGACACCGCCCGCAGAACCGGTGGGAGTCCCGCCGTGGGACGTGACGGTGAGCGAAATGAGCGTTCCCTGGATCTCATTGCGACTTGCCCAGCAGGACACGATTGCTGCTCTCATTCGCTCCTCGCGTGCGGTGAACGACAGGCTCGTTGACGTTCGGATGAATCGTCCGATCTCAACTCTCGCCGGCTGGTTTGTCGGACCGATGAAGGATACGATTGCCGTGCTGGATGCCTATGCCGACTCGGCCGGTGCCGACGAGTGGCACGTCTTTCCGGAACGGCGGTTGACCGAAGGGGATTGGCGGATCATTGCCGCGGGAGAAGACGTCTTCGGAAGCTTCTGGCAGGACGTGGATACATTCGAGGTTCGAGCGAGAGCGGACACGTCACGACCGCGAATCTATCGCATGGTACCCGCACCGCGCAGCCGCGCTCGCCTTACTCCCGAGAAAATCGCAATCGAGTTCACCGAACCGATTGAACTCGATCCGGAATTCGCCGCGATGAGTACGTTTGTCATCGGTGATTCGGACACCGTTGTCACGGAGTTCGTCCGTTCCGCGCCCCGCATGTTGGATATCGTTCCGGATCAATTGCTGCCGGAAGGCACGGGCTGCCGCATCTTCCTGTGGGCGTCCTCGATTCTCGATTTGTCAGGAAATGCGGTCGGCGACACTACGATTGCCTTCGATTTCTCGATTTGGCCCGCCGACAGCCTCGGCATGCTTGTCGGAAAGGTCGTGGACGTGGATAGCGGACGGTTCGCAGTCTACATCACCGCGGTTCGTGATCGAATGCCAACAGCCGCCACGGAGACTTCGGCGGGAGCGGAGTTCCGCATCGAGCGTCTTCCGGCGATCCAGTACGTACTTGAAGCGTTCCATGATCGCGATTACGACGGCAAATTCTCCTACGGTTCGGTTCGTCCGTTCGTGTTTTCCGAGCCGTTCTGGATTTCCTCGGATACGGTTTTGGTTCGCGCCCGATGGGAGTCTGAAACACAAATCAAATGGCCTTCCACGCAATAGCGACAAGATAATGCTTCATTCCGTTATCATGGCCGGCGGCGTGGGCGCGAGATTCTGGCCCATCAGCCGCCGCCAACGCCCCAAACAACTTCTCGATCTGCTCGGTGAAGGCTCGCTGATCGAGCAAACCCTCTCGCGGATCGAGCCGCTGGTAGCGCCGGAACGACGTTGGATCGTCACCAGTCCTTCGCAAGCGGGTCTGATCCACGAGATGGTTCCATCCCTGTCCGCCAGCCGGTTCATCCTTGAACCAATGGGAAAAAATACGGCGCCGGCCATCGGTCTCTCGGCCGTACATTTGCTTCGGCAGGATCCCGACGCGGTCATGCTGGTGCTTCCCGCCGATCACCGAATCTCGGAGGTGGAGAAGTTCCGTGAGTGTTTGATGACGGCGGTCGAAATGGTATCGAACTCGGATCGCTTGGCCACGTTGGGAATCGAACCCACTCGTCCCGAGACAGGTTATGGCTACATCCAGATAGATCGCGCCGCCGGAGCGATTTCTTCCGGCGTATGGCGAGTGAAAACGTTTGCCGAGAAACCGAATCCCACCGCGGCAAAACTATTCCTCGAGAGCG
This window encodes:
- a CDS encoding mannose-1-phosphate guanylyltransferase; protein product: MLHSVIMAGGVGARFWPISRRQRPKQLLDLLGEGSLIEQTLSRIEPLVAPERRWIVTSPSQAGLIHEMVPSLSASRFILEPMGKNTAPAIGLSAVHLLRQDPDAVMLVLPADHRISEVEKFRECLMTAVEMVSNSDRLATLGIEPTRPETGYGYIQIDRAAGAISSGVWRVKTFAEKPNPTAAKLFLESGEFLWNSGIFVWRADVILRQLAEHQPKWYSGLQEIAGVIGTPDEEEMARHVFAALKGISIDYAVMEHAPQVIVVQGTFGWSDVGSWDEIWRLLQQDKDGNASRGTARLVQSKNNLVLARERLIALVGVEDMIVVDAGDAILICPRSESQRVRALVDELEKSSEDSYL